Proteins encoded in a region of the Spirochaeta lutea genome:
- a CDS encoding carbohydrate ABC transporter permease — protein sequence MKSILQNTADLVSDKHRQPRLRPGGLIQHLGVRSITGIILILALGFTTLPLIFMITASLMPGGDIMKMPYPWIPQSLKLENFYRAIAGNNDSFIFPRNILNSLIVSSTVTVTTVLLGALTGYSLAKFDYKGKNLVFMMIMATMMIPFETIMIPLYMVATRLGLQNSYAGLILPFLVNAFGVFMMRQYYTTFPDEFIDAARVDGMGEFAIFRKIILPNTGPAVATLAVLAFRSQWDTLLWPLLIAQSESMKTIPLYIVKFAAEKHADYGAMMAVAVIASIPMFILFFTLSRYFVGGSAVYNARKG from the coding sequence ATGAAATCAATACTTCAAAATACGGCAGACCTTGTATCAGACAAACACCGTCAACCCCGCCTCAGACCCGGGGGACTGATCCAGCATCTGGGGGTACGCAGCATTACCGGCATCATCCTGATTCTTGCCCTGGGATTTACCACCCTTCCGTTGATCTTTATGATCACCGCGTCCCTCATGCCCGGGGGGGACATCATGAAAATGCCCTATCCCTGGATTCCCCAGAGCCTGAAGCTGGAGAACTTCTACCGTGCCATTGCGGGGAACAACGACAGCTTCATCTTCCCCCGGAATATTCTCAATTCCCTGATCGTAAGTTCCACGGTAACGGTGACCACCGTACTCCTTGGAGCCCTGACCGGGTATAGTCTGGCAAAATTTGATTATAAAGGCAAAAACCTGGTTTTCATGATGATTATGGCGACCATGATGATTCCCTTTGAGACCATCATGATCCCCCTGTACATGGTTGCCACCCGGTTAGGACTTCAGAACAGCTATGCCGGATTGATTCTACCCTTCCTGGTGAATGCCTTCGGGGTATTCATGATGCGCCAATACTATACCACCTTTCCGGATGAATTTATCGACGCAGCCAGGGTGGATGGTATGGGTGAGTTCGCGATTTTCCGGAAGATCATCCTCCCGAATACCGGTCCTGCCGTAGCCACTCTGGCGGTATTAGCCTTCCGGAGCCAATGGGATACCCTGTTATGGCCCCTGTTAATCGCTCAATCGGAGTCCATGAAAACCATCCCCCTGTACATTGTTAAATTTGCCGCAGAAAAACACGCCGACTACGGAGCCATGATGGCTGTGGCGGTTATCGCCAGCATACCGATGTTCATTCTGTTTTTCACCCTTTCACGGTATTTTGTGGGAGGATCGGCTGTCTATAACGCGCGAAAGGGCTGA
- a CDS encoding HAD family hydrolase: protein MNVIFDMGGVLAQEVDVIPQISQITGISPSDIRDFSGVDFHSMSEGAMTAQEYWNLFNTHFGTNVEGDLIAECFKPVIDHRMLYLIDALKAGGNRVVCGTNTLESHYRIHRNRGDYDSFHQVYASHLIGITKPDPRFYTHILDTEGWKPQDCLFVDDRRENTETAQALGIQTWTYVSTELGFQEFVSWICGIAGARLPEAFCPH from the coding sequence GTGAATGTAATTTTTGATATGGGCGGCGTTTTGGCCCAAGAGGTGGATGTTATACCCCAGATTTCCCAGATAACCGGAATTTCCCCGTCGGATATTCGTGATTTTTCCGGGGTAGACTTCCACTCCATGTCCGAAGGAGCCATGACAGCCCAGGAATACTGGAACCTCTTCAACACCCATTTTGGAACCAATGTGGAGGGTGATTTGATTGCGGAGTGCTTCAAACCCGTCATCGATCACCGGATGCTGTACCTCATCGATGCCCTGAAAGCCGGAGGAAACCGGGTTGTCTGCGGAACGAACACCTTGGAGAGCCATTACCGCATCCACCGGAACCGGGGCGATTACGACAGCTTCCACCAGGTCTACGCAAGCCACCTCATAGGGATAACCAAACCTGATCCCCGTTTCTACACCCACATTCTCGACACCGAGGGTTGGAAACCTCAAGACTGCCTATTCGTTGACGACCGCCGGGAAAACACCGAAACCGCCCAGGCCCTGGGTATACAAACCTGGACCTATGTATCCACGGAGTTAGGCTTCCAGGAGTTTGTTTCCTGGATCTGCGGCATAGCCGGTGCCCGGCTTCCTGAGGCATTTTGCCCCCATTAA